From a region of the Mercurialis annua linkage group LG1-X, ddMerAnnu1.2, whole genome shotgun sequence genome:
- the LOC126672091 gene encoding E3 ubiquitin-protein ligase RGLG2-like isoform X2 — protein MGGKQSRHHDNAHCNYNSYSYVPSSSVNSVLSARHVEYDGRSKLHSMFSRIGDDFHTLEQVTQALVQAGLESSNLIVGIDFTKSNEWTRARSFNRKSLHHLGDGPNPYEQAISIIGRTLSEFDEDNRIPCYGFGDATTHDQEVFSFHPEDEPCNGFGEVLNRYREIVPNVNLAGPTSFAPIIETAIGIADNSGGQYHVLVIIADGQVTRSVDTGHEQLSPQEQSTINAIVRASEYPLSIVLVGVGDGPWDMMHKFDDNIPSRSFDNFQFVNFTQIMLKSIPMSKKETEFALSALMEIPSQYKATIGLQLLGCRRGTPKRFPLPPPVRNRSVNSYPMHIRPNGDRLRIGYRNDPYDRNMDHSSQSRGCPICLWSKKDLAFGCGHQTCYDCGRDLTLCPICQTHIVTRIRLYE, from the exons ATGGGAGGCAAACAGTCAAGGCATCATGATAATGCTCACTGCAATTACAATTCTTACAGTTATGTGCCAAGCTCTTCAGTCAACTCTGTTCTCTCTGCCAGGCATGTTGAGTATGATGGAAGAAGCAAGCTACACTCCATGTTTTCGAGAATCGGAGATGATTTCCACACCCTAGAGCAG GTGACACAAGCTTTGGTGCAAGCAGGTTTGGAATCTTCCAATCTTATTGTGGGCATTGACTTTACAAAAAGCAACGAATGGACCAGAGCACGGTCCTTCAATCGAAAGAGTTTGCATCATCTCGGTGATGGTCCGAATCCTTACGAACAGGCAATATCAATAATAGGGAGAACACTATCCGAATTTGATGAGGATAACCGTATCCCTTGCTATGGTTTTGGTGATG CCACTACTCACGATCAGGAAGTTTTTAGCTTCCATCCAGAAGATGAGCCATGTAACGGGTTTGGGGAAGTACTGAATCGCTATAGAGAAATAGTTCCAAATGTTAATTTAGCTG GACCAACATCCTTTGCGCCAATCATTGAAACTGCCATCGGAATAGCTGACAACAGCGGTGGTCAGTACCATGTTTTAGTGATCATTGCTGATGGGCAG GTTACAAGAAGTGTGGACACAGGTCATGAACAGTTGAGTCCTCAGGAGCAAAGCACTATTAACGCTATTGTACGAGCAAG TGAATATCCTCTGTCCATAGTTCTGGTTGGAGTTGGTGATGGACCGTGGGACATGATGCATAAATTTGACGACAACATTCCATCTCGATCTTTTGATAATTTTCAG TTTGTAAATTTCACACAAATTATGTTGAAAAGCATCCCCATGTCTAAGAAGGAGACAGAATTTGCTCTGTCTGCATTAATGGAAATACCTTCACAATACAAAGCTACAATAGGGCTTCAACTTTTGGG TTGCAGAAGAGGTACACCAAAGAGGTTTCCCCTCCCGCCCCCCGTTAGAAACAGATCTGTGAATTCATATCCAATGCATATTAGGCCAAATGGTGATCGACTGAGAATAGGGTATCGTAACGATCCCTATGACCGCAATATGGATCATTCCTCACAGAGTCGG GGCTGTCCCATCTGTTTATGGAGCAAGAAAGATCTTGCATTTGGATGTGGACATCAG ACATGTTATGATTGTGGAAGGGACTTGACCCTGTGCCCCATTTGTCAAACTCATATAGTCACTAGGATAAGATTGTATGAATGA
- the LOC126672091 gene encoding E3 ubiquitin-protein ligase RGLG2-like isoform X1, whose amino-acid sequence MSCSYSVTITKISTNYSVLTFTFSSYVPSSSVNSVLSARHVEYDGRSKLHSMFSRIGDDFHTLEQVTQALVQAGLESSNLIVGIDFTKSNEWTRARSFNRKSLHHLGDGPNPYEQAISIIGRTLSEFDEDNRIPCYGFGDATTHDQEVFSFHPEDEPCNGFGEVLNRYREIVPNVNLAGPTSFAPIIETAIGIADNSGGQYHVLVIIADGQVTRSVDTGHEQLSPQEQSTINAIVRASEYPLSIVLVGVGDGPWDMMHKFDDNIPSRSFDNFQFVNFTQIMLKSIPMSKKETEFALSALMEIPSQYKATIGLQLLGCRRGTPKRFPLPPPVRNRSVNSYPMHIRPNGDRLRIGYRNDPYDRNMDHSSQSRGCPICLWSKKDLAFGCGHQTCYDCGRDLTLCPICQTHIVTRIRLYE is encoded by the exons ATG AGTTGCAGTTACAGTGTTACTATCACAAAAATCTCAACGAATTACTCGGTTTTGACCTTTACTTTTTCAAG TTATGTGCCAAGCTCTTCAGTCAACTCTGTTCTCTCTGCCAGGCATGTTGAGTATGATGGAAGAAGCAAGCTACACTCCATGTTTTCGAGAATCGGAGATGATTTCCACACCCTAGAGCAG GTGACACAAGCTTTGGTGCAAGCAGGTTTGGAATCTTCCAATCTTATTGTGGGCATTGACTTTACAAAAAGCAACGAATGGACCAGAGCACGGTCCTTCAATCGAAAGAGTTTGCATCATCTCGGTGATGGTCCGAATCCTTACGAACAGGCAATATCAATAATAGGGAGAACACTATCCGAATTTGATGAGGATAACCGTATCCCTTGCTATGGTTTTGGTGATG CCACTACTCACGATCAGGAAGTTTTTAGCTTCCATCCAGAAGATGAGCCATGTAACGGGTTTGGGGAAGTACTGAATCGCTATAGAGAAATAGTTCCAAATGTTAATTTAGCTG GACCAACATCCTTTGCGCCAATCATTGAAACTGCCATCGGAATAGCTGACAACAGCGGTGGTCAGTACCATGTTTTAGTGATCATTGCTGATGGGCAG GTTACAAGAAGTGTGGACACAGGTCATGAACAGTTGAGTCCTCAGGAGCAAAGCACTATTAACGCTATTGTACGAGCAAG TGAATATCCTCTGTCCATAGTTCTGGTTGGAGTTGGTGATGGACCGTGGGACATGATGCATAAATTTGACGACAACATTCCATCTCGATCTTTTGATAATTTTCAG TTTGTAAATTTCACACAAATTATGTTGAAAAGCATCCCCATGTCTAAGAAGGAGACAGAATTTGCTCTGTCTGCATTAATGGAAATACCTTCACAATACAAAGCTACAATAGGGCTTCAACTTTTGGG TTGCAGAAGAGGTACACCAAAGAGGTTTCCCCTCCCGCCCCCCGTTAGAAACAGATCTGTGAATTCATATCCAATGCATATTAGGCCAAATGGTGATCGACTGAGAATAGGGTATCGTAACGATCCCTATGACCGCAATATGGATCATTCCTCACAGAGTCGG GGCTGTCCCATCTGTTTATGGAGCAAGAAAGATCTTGCATTTGGATGTGGACATCAG ACATGTTATGATTGTGGAAGGGACTTGACCCTGTGCCCCATTTGTCAAACTCATATAGTCACTAGGATAAGATTGTATGAATGA
- the LOC126665020 gene encoding blue copper protein 1b-like: MNKVLGCNNLMANMDVATVIFVLLIMIIFPVKTSATDYIVGDDKGWTIFYNYTNWVKDKNFYIGDAIECMLTTYTLNGVVFKYTAGYHNVAKVNETAFRNCDNSSAGPILYTGNDRIVYGTPGNVWYICGLAKNCEGGQKLAITIQPTPPPSPPFPPPAAAPAHPAPFLPPPSRPSGGLSSKALTGIIVGITVGAIFLVIIGVGIVICYKKKRNKYQKQSLLGSQTPQTSKVGTKNQKIKIMSLKKKTAPNFTISLVLPFIVKLSNNIPPNQL, encoded by the exons ATGAATAAAGTTTTGGGATGCAACAATCTAATGGCTAATATGGATGTTGCAACCGTAATCTTTGTGCTTCTTATTATGATTATATTTCCTGTGAAAACTTCTGCAACAGATTATATAGTTGGGGATGATAAAGGGTGgactatattttataattacacAAATTGGGTTAAAGACAAGAACTTTTATATTGGAGATGCTATAG AATGCATGCTCACCACTTACACTTTGAATGGTGTAGTTTTCAAATATACTGCTGGCTACCACAATGTAGCCAAAGTGAACGAAACAGCCTTCCGAAACTGCGATAACTCTTCGGCAGGTCCGATATTGTATACTGGAAATGATAGGATCGTTTACGGAACACCAGGAAACGTTTGGTACATTTGTGGTCTCGCCAAGAACTGCGAAGGCGGACAAAAACTTGCTATCACCATACAACCTACTCCTCCACCTTCGCCTCCATTTCCACCTCCGGCGGCAGCTCCTGCACATCCTGCTCCGTTTTTGCCACCGCCCTCGCGACCGAGTGGAGGATTGTCTTCTAAGGCTCTGACAGGGATAATAGTAGGAATAACTGTGGGAGCCATATTTTTGGTGATCATAGGAGTTGGTATTGTCATCTGTTACAAGAAGAAGAGGAACAAATATCAGAAACAAAGTCTCCTTGGAAGTCAAACTCCGCAAACATCTAAAG TTGgtacaaaaaatcaaaagatcaAGATCAtgtctttgaaaaaaaaaaccgcTCCAAACTTCACAATTTCGCTCGTTTTACCCTTCATTGTTAAATTATCTAATAATATTCCGCCAAATCAGCTCTAA
- the LOC126665024 gene encoding proline-rich receptor-like protein kinase PERK15 has protein sequence NFFLKWFCQLNSPDDHSTALPQRRQQNGPSPTENRVAPPPKHAPRNSQVPRPDSNERNIITGSVVTPSQGCFTYEELQIAANGFSNSNYLGHGGFGYVHKGILRDGRVVAIKQLKAESRQGEAEFQAEIDIITRVHHRHLVSLVGYCISRAHRMLVYEFVPNNTLEFHLHGLGRPTLNWATRMKIAIGSAKGLAYLHEDCQPRIIHRDIKGSNILLDDNFVVKVADFGLAKYFSDFETHVSTRVMGTLGYLAPEYASSGQLTEKSDVFSFGVMLLELITGRRPVDRTQSSLLVDWARPLLRQAFEDGIYDALVDPKLQKDYDYSEMTRMIASAAACVRHSARVRPRMSQIVRALEGNVYIDDLNNGTTPGNSTLFASDGNGEYNSRQYKRDLKKFRKMVLESQEQDSNDESTSESLNSSSSEPQQATPDMEFPANVGVSSIHGPPTLEFVTAKSVYLSSA, from the exons AATTTCTTTCTGAAATGGTTTTGCCAATTAAATTCTCCAGATGACCATAGCACGGCCCTACCTCAGCGTCGGCAGCAGAACGGCCCTTCACCAACTGAAAACAGAGTGGCACCACCGCCAAAACATGCCCCCCGCAATTCACAAGTTCCTCGTCCCGATTCCAATGAACGGAATATTATCACCGGCTCTGTTGTGACACCATCACAGGGCTGTTTCACTTATGAAGAACTACAGATAGCAGCTAATGGTTTCTCCAACTCGAACTATCTTGGTCATGGTGGATTCGGTTACGTCCATAAAGGAATTCTCCGTGACGGTAGAGTGGTTGCCATTAAGCAGCTTAAAGCAGAGAGCAGACAAGGAGAAGCTGAATTTCAGGCAGAGATTGATATCATTACCAGGGTTCATCATCGGCATCTTGTTTCACTTGTCGGATATTGCATTAGTAGAGCCCATAGGATGCTTGTTTACGAGTTCGTCCCGAATAACACATTGGAATTCCATTTACATG GATTAGGAAGACCAACTCTGAACTGGGCAACAAGAATGAAAATTGCCATAGGCTCAGCAAAAGGATTAGCTTATCTTCATGAAGACT GTCAGCCCAGGATCATACACAGAGATATTAAAGGAAGCAATATTTTGCTGGATGATAACTTTGTAGTGAAg GTTGCGGATTTTGGACTTGCAAAGTATTTTTCAGATTTTGAAACTCATGTGTCAACTAGAGTGATGGGAACTCTTGG TTATTTGGCTCCAGAGTACGCATCTAGCGGGCAGCTTACAGAGAAATCAGACGTCTTTTCGTTTGGTGTAATGCTTCTCGAGTTGATTACTGGCCGTCGCCCTGTTGATAGAACTCAATCCTCTCTCTTAGTTGACTGG GCTAGGCCTTTGCTGAGACAAGCATTTGAAGATGGCATCTATGATGCGCTTGTCGATCCCAAATTGCAAAAAGATTACGACTATAGTGAGATGACTCGAATGATTGCTAGTGCTGCAGCTTGTGTACGCCATTCAGCACGGGTTAGGCCTCGAATGAGTCAG ATTGTTCGAGCTTTGGAAGGAAATGTATACATAGATGATTTAAATAACGGAACCACACCAGGCAACAGCACTCTATTTGCGTCCGATGGCAACGGAGAGTATAATTCGAGGCAATACAAGAGAGATTTGAAGAAATTCAGAAAGATGGTATTAGAAAGCCAAGAACAAGATAGCAACGACGAGAGTACTAGTGAGAGTCTGAACAGCTCTAGCTCTGAACCTCAACAAGCTACGCCAGATATGGAATTCCCAGCAAATGTCGGGGTTAGTTCCATCCACGGTCCTCCAACTTTAGAGTTCGTAACAGCAAAGTCTGTCTATCTTTCTTCAGCATAA
- the LOC126657710 gene encoding DNA-directed RNA polymerases IV and V subunit 4-like isoform X1: protein MEKGGKGFSLPGTALKSSLKSPPPPNSNHAAAKGKEDGSGKSNRGRTVQFNSEGLDDDFDFLSNSNGNVNSAAAKGNMSKGGKGDKTSNGGKASSKKDRQTLELKIEQELPKNSTCLMDCEAAQILQGIQEQMVLLSQDATIKLPVSFDRALPHAKKGSHYTNPQSVRRILDGLKKHGVSDGEIAVIANVCPESTDEVFALVRSLKSKMNELTEPLTHVLGQLAELKKQA from the exons ATGGAGAAGGGTGGAAAAGGGTTCTCTCTGCCTGGAACAGCACTCAAATCTTCTCTCAAGTCTCCTCCTCCTCCTAATTCTAACCATG CAGCAGCAAAAGGAAAGGAGGACGGCTCTGGAAAGTCTAATAGGGGAAGGACAGTTCAATTCAATTCCGAAG GTCTTGATGACGATTTTGATTTCCTATCGAATTCTAACGGGAATGTTAATTCCGCTGCTGCCAAAG GTAATATGAGCAAGGGGGGTAAAGGAGATAAGACGTCAAATGGTGGAAAGGCTTCCTCAAAAAAGGATCGACAAACTCTTGAACTGAAAATAGAGCAGG AGCTTCCAAAGAATTCCACATGTCTAATGGACTGCGAGGCCGCACAAATCTTACAAGGAATCCAAGAGCAGATGGTTTTACTATCTCAAGATGCCACAATCAAACTTCCAGT GTCATTTGACAGGGCACTGCCACATGCAAAGAAAGGTTCTCATTATACAAATCCCCAGTCTGTCAGGCGAATTCTTGA CGGTTTGAAAAAACATGGCGTCTCTGATGGGGAG ATAGCAGTAATAGCTAATGTCTGTCCGGAGAGCACCGATGAAGTTTTTGCACTTGTCCGATCATTGAAG TCGAAGATGAATGAACTTACGGAACCACTCACACATGTCCTTGGACAGCTAGCTGAACTGAAAAAGCAAGCATAA
- the LOC126657710 gene encoding DNA-directed RNA polymerases IV and V subunit 4-like isoform X2 produces MEKGGKGFSLPGTALKSSLKSPPPPNSNHAAKGKEDGSGKSNRGRTVQFNSEGLDDDFDFLSNSNGNVNSAAAKGNMSKGGKGDKTSNGGKASSKKDRQTLELKIEQELPKNSTCLMDCEAAQILQGIQEQMVLLSQDATIKLPVSFDRALPHAKKGSHYTNPQSVRRILDGLKKHGVSDGEIAVIANVCPESTDEVFALVRSLKSKMNELTEPLTHVLGQLAELKKQA; encoded by the exons ATGGAGAAGGGTGGAAAAGGGTTCTCTCTGCCTGGAACAGCACTCAAATCTTCTCTCAAGTCTCCTCCTCCTCCTAATTCTAACCATG CAGCAAAAGGAAAGGAGGACGGCTCTGGAAAGTCTAATAGGGGAAGGACAGTTCAATTCAATTCCGAAG GTCTTGATGACGATTTTGATTTCCTATCGAATTCTAACGGGAATGTTAATTCCGCTGCTGCCAAAG GTAATATGAGCAAGGGGGGTAAAGGAGATAAGACGTCAAATGGTGGAAAGGCTTCCTCAAAAAAGGATCGACAAACTCTTGAACTGAAAATAGAGCAGG AGCTTCCAAAGAATTCCACATGTCTAATGGACTGCGAGGCCGCACAAATCTTACAAGGAATCCAAGAGCAGATGGTTTTACTATCTCAAGATGCCACAATCAAACTTCCAGT GTCATTTGACAGGGCACTGCCACATGCAAAGAAAGGTTCTCATTATACAAATCCCCAGTCTGTCAGGCGAATTCTTGA CGGTTTGAAAAAACATGGCGTCTCTGATGGGGAG ATAGCAGTAATAGCTAATGTCTGTCCGGAGAGCACCGATGAAGTTTTTGCACTTGTCCGATCATTGAAG TCGAAGATGAATGAACTTACGGAACCACTCACACATGTCCTTGGACAGCTAGCTGAACTGAAAAAGCAAGCATAA
- the LOC126657642 gene encoding BTB/POZ domain-containing protein At5g47800 isoform X1, whose amino-acid sequence MKFMKLGTRHDTFYTEEATRSVISDVPSDLVIRINNINYLLHKLQFPLLPKCGLLQRLCSDTDDSSAITIELHDIPGGEEALELCAKYCYGITINLSAQNIVPAFCAAKFLRMTESVEKGNFVLKLEAFFNSCILEGWKDSIVTLQTTVRLTEWSENLGIIRKCINSIVEKILTPPPKVTWSYTYTRPGFKKSQQSVPKDWWTEDVSDLDIDLFRCIITAVRSTYMLPPQLIGEALHVYASRWLPDSTKTHPAQISVTQNEDTEKNRKILEAIVSMIPADRGSVSVSFLLRLLSIANYLGGASPITKTELVRRSGLQLEEATVTDLVFPSHSSFNQCSYDVDLVASVLESFLMLWRRQSPQPVENSQFIRSLKNIGKLIDSYLQVISRDKSLPVSRMVSLAEALPDIAREVHDDLYKAINIYLKEHPELSKEDRKRLCRHLDCQKLSPEVRAHAVKNERLPLRTVVQVLFFEHEKGSRATDQRMLNQETRRGKKTQISEEKISKMQDEQSTETIPEGSTRSSDHRKMKKQQESERKLPGGEEGSSGSKIDPKNIIQSRSRSDRGRDKCRDR is encoded by the exons ATGAAGTTTATGAAACTTGGGACGCGCCACGATACCTTCTACACAGAAGAGGCTACCAG GTCTGTGATTTCGGATGTACCTAGTGACCTTGTCATTCGAATCAACAACATTAATTATCTTCTTCATAAG CTGCAGTTTCCGCTTCTTCCGAAATGTGGCCTCCTACAAAGACTGTGTTCCGATACAGATGATTCAAGCGCTATTACTATCGAACTTCACGATATTCCAGGAGGAGAAGAGGCTTTAGAGCTGTGTGCCAAGTATTGCTATGGCATAACAATAAACCTGAGTGCCCAGAATATTGTACCTGCTTTCTGTGCAGCTAAGTTCCTTCGAATGACTGAATCTGTCGAAAAGGGAAATTTTGTTCTCAAACTTGAGGCATTTTTCAATTCCTGCATTTTGGAAGGTTGGAAGGACTCCATTGTCACATTACAGACTACGGTTAGGTTGACAGAGTGGTCGGAGAATCTCGGAATCATCAGAAAATGCATTAATTCAATCGTCGAAAAAATCCTTACTCCCCCACCAAAG GTTACATGGTCCTACACATACACCAGACCAGGGTTTAAAAAGTCTCAGCAATCCGTCCCCAAGGATTGGTGGACTGAAGACGTATCTGATCTTGATATAGATCTCTTTCGATGTATAATCACAGCCGTAAGATCTACATACATGCTGCCACCGCAACTTATTGGTGAAGCATTGCACGTATATGCTAGTCGTTGGTTACCAGACAGTACAAAAACTCATCCTGCACAGATTTCAGTCACTCAAAATGAAGATACagagaaaaacagaaaaattcTCGAAGCCATTGTAAGTATGATTCCAGCAGATAGAGGGTCAGTATCCGTTAGCTTCTTGCTAAGACTTCTTAGTATCGCGAATTACTTAGGAGGAGCATCGCCTATTACGAAAACAGAACTCGTTAGGAGAAGCGGTTTGCAATTAGAGGAGGCGACGGTGACTGATCTAGTATTTCCTTCACATTCATCATTCAATCAGTGTTCCTATGATGTTGATTTGGTTGCATCAGTATTGGAAAGTTTCTTAATGCTATGGAGAAGACAGTCACCGCAACCTGTCGAAAATTCGCAGTTTATAAGATCGCTTAAAAATATCGGAAAGCTCATCGATTCGTATCTGCAAGTGATTTCAAGAGATAAGAGCCTGCCTGTATCTAGAATGGTTTCACTTGCTGAAGCTTTGCCTGATATTGCAAGGGAAGTTCATGATGACCTTTACAAGGCAATCAACATTTATCTCAAG GAGCATCCCGAGCTGAGTAAAGAAGACAGAAAACGTCTCTGCAGGCATCTAGACTGCCAAAAACTATCGCCAGAAGTACGAGCACACGCAGTGAAGAACGAACGACTGCCATTAAGAACCGTGGTGCAAGTCCTCTTCTTTGAACATGAGAAAGGTTCCAGAGCAACAGATCAGAGAATGCTAAACCAGGAGACAAGAAGAGGGAAAAAGACGCAAATTTCCGAagaaaaaataagtaaaatgcAAGATGAACAATCAACTGAAACTATTCCAGAAGGCAGCACGAGATCATCAGATCATCGGAAAATGAAGAAACAGCAAGAATCTGAAAGAAAGTTACCGGGCGGAGAAGAAGGAAGTTCAGGAAGTAAAATAGACCCCAAGAATATAATTCAGAGCAGAAGTAGATCGGACCGTGGCCGTGACAAATGCAGAGACAGGTAA
- the LOC126657642 gene encoding BTB/POZ domain-containing protein At5g47800 isoform X2, whose product MKFMKLGTRHDTFYTEEATRSVISDVPSDLVIRINNINYLLHKFPLLPKCGLLQRLCSDTDDSSAITIELHDIPGGEEALELCAKYCYGITINLSAQNIVPAFCAAKFLRMTESVEKGNFVLKLEAFFNSCILEGWKDSIVTLQTTVRLTEWSENLGIIRKCINSIVEKILTPPPKVTWSYTYTRPGFKKSQQSVPKDWWTEDVSDLDIDLFRCIITAVRSTYMLPPQLIGEALHVYASRWLPDSTKTHPAQISVTQNEDTEKNRKILEAIVSMIPADRGSVSVSFLLRLLSIANYLGGASPITKTELVRRSGLQLEEATVTDLVFPSHSSFNQCSYDVDLVASVLESFLMLWRRQSPQPVENSQFIRSLKNIGKLIDSYLQVISRDKSLPVSRMVSLAEALPDIAREVHDDLYKAINIYLKEHPELSKEDRKRLCRHLDCQKLSPEVRAHAVKNERLPLRTVVQVLFFEHEKGSRATDQRMLNQETRRGKKTQISEEKISKMQDEQSTETIPEGSTRSSDHRKMKKQQESERKLPGGEEGSSGSKIDPKNIIQSRSRSDRGRDKCRDR is encoded by the exons ATGAAGTTTATGAAACTTGGGACGCGCCACGATACCTTCTACACAGAAGAGGCTACCAG GTCTGTGATTTCGGATGTACCTAGTGACCTTGTCATTCGAATCAACAACATTAATTATCTTCTTCATAAG TTTCCGCTTCTTCCGAAATGTGGCCTCCTACAAAGACTGTGTTCCGATACAGATGATTCAAGCGCTATTACTATCGAACTTCACGATATTCCAGGAGGAGAAGAGGCTTTAGAGCTGTGTGCCAAGTATTGCTATGGCATAACAATAAACCTGAGTGCCCAGAATATTGTACCTGCTTTCTGTGCAGCTAAGTTCCTTCGAATGACTGAATCTGTCGAAAAGGGAAATTTTGTTCTCAAACTTGAGGCATTTTTCAATTCCTGCATTTTGGAAGGTTGGAAGGACTCCATTGTCACATTACAGACTACGGTTAGGTTGACAGAGTGGTCGGAGAATCTCGGAATCATCAGAAAATGCATTAATTCAATCGTCGAAAAAATCCTTACTCCCCCACCAAAG GTTACATGGTCCTACACATACACCAGACCAGGGTTTAAAAAGTCTCAGCAATCCGTCCCCAAGGATTGGTGGACTGAAGACGTATCTGATCTTGATATAGATCTCTTTCGATGTATAATCACAGCCGTAAGATCTACATACATGCTGCCACCGCAACTTATTGGTGAAGCATTGCACGTATATGCTAGTCGTTGGTTACCAGACAGTACAAAAACTCATCCTGCACAGATTTCAGTCACTCAAAATGAAGATACagagaaaaacagaaaaattcTCGAAGCCATTGTAAGTATGATTCCAGCAGATAGAGGGTCAGTATCCGTTAGCTTCTTGCTAAGACTTCTTAGTATCGCGAATTACTTAGGAGGAGCATCGCCTATTACGAAAACAGAACTCGTTAGGAGAAGCGGTTTGCAATTAGAGGAGGCGACGGTGACTGATCTAGTATTTCCTTCACATTCATCATTCAATCAGTGTTCCTATGATGTTGATTTGGTTGCATCAGTATTGGAAAGTTTCTTAATGCTATGGAGAAGACAGTCACCGCAACCTGTCGAAAATTCGCAGTTTATAAGATCGCTTAAAAATATCGGAAAGCTCATCGATTCGTATCTGCAAGTGATTTCAAGAGATAAGAGCCTGCCTGTATCTAGAATGGTTTCACTTGCTGAAGCTTTGCCTGATATTGCAAGGGAAGTTCATGATGACCTTTACAAGGCAATCAACATTTATCTCAAG GAGCATCCCGAGCTGAGTAAAGAAGACAGAAAACGTCTCTGCAGGCATCTAGACTGCCAAAAACTATCGCCAGAAGTACGAGCACACGCAGTGAAGAACGAACGACTGCCATTAAGAACCGTGGTGCAAGTCCTCTTCTTTGAACATGAGAAAGGTTCCAGAGCAACAGATCAGAGAATGCTAAACCAGGAGACAAGAAGAGGGAAAAAGACGCAAATTTCCGAagaaaaaataagtaaaatgcAAGATGAACAATCAACTGAAACTATTCCAGAAGGCAGCACGAGATCATCAGATCATCGGAAAATGAAGAAACAGCAAGAATCTGAAAGAAAGTTACCGGGCGGAGAAGAAGGAAGTTCAGGAAGTAAAATAGACCCCAAGAATATAATTCAGAGCAGAAGTAGATCGGACCGTGGCCGTGACAAATGCAGAGACAGGTAA